The Catellatospora citrea DNA segment TGAGGTTGGTGAGGGCGGCTTTCTGGCCGGTCGTGAAGGTTTCCTCGATCGCGCCGTCGACGGTCACGTACGCCAGCTGGGCCACGTCACCGGATGTGCTGACGACGACTGTGTCCTCGCGCAGGAACGCCACCTCACGCAACCGGCCGGCCAGGCTGGTCGCCAGCTTGCGCGGCTTGCCCACCTTGAACGCGTTCTGCTTGGCGCTCGACCGCAGCAGGGGGGCGACGTAGAGGTTGCCGCCGATCACCAGCGCCATCCGGCGCCCGTCGGGCGCGACGGCCATCCCGGTGATCTTCCCGCCCACGCCGGTCTCCGAGGCGTCCACCTTGGTCGGGCTTGTGCCGTGCACCGACGCCACATAGAGCTCCCCATCGGCCAGCACCATGGCGGTGGCACCCGCCCGGTCCAGCCAGATCGGGCGGGAGATCGAGTCGCCGGTCAGCCCGGCGCTGTGGATCGTCGGCTTGGCAGCCGTGTCGTTGGTGGTGGACTTGTCCCGCGGCGCGCTGCGCGGGCCGATGTACAGCTGCTGCTTGCCCTTGCCGCTCTGGCGCACCAGCGCGAACGCGGTCTCGTCCTTGGCCACCGCCGCGGAGACCAGCTCGCTGTTGACGGCCGCGGCCAGCACGTCCTGCAGCGGCGGCGGGTGCGCCTCGCCCTTGCGTACGACGCGGGTGAGCACACCGTCCACCACGGCGTAACTGTTGGGCTCACGCCCGCTCGACAGCGAAGCTGCCAGGTTCTTGTCGGGGAATCGGAAGTCCGTCGTGACATCACGCCCCTCCAGCTGCAGCTGCAGTCGCTGCTCGCCCTCGGGCCACAGCGTCCAGTACAGCTGCGCCGCGAGCCGGTCCCGCACCGCCGCGTCGGCCAGCGCGCCCAGGTTGACCGTGATCTGGTCGGCGTCCTCGACGATGTTGCCTACCCGGCTGGTGTTGTCCGGCAACCCGAACACGGCGTCGGACAGCCAGGCGGACGGCCCCTTTTCCAACCAGTCGAACAACCGGTTGTTGACCTGCTCCTGCGGCACCGCGCGGGGCAGGTAGCGCAGGTCGGGTACCAGCGAGGTGTTGTCCCTGTTCCAGAAGTAGATGGGCAGCCGCAGGTAGTACGTCTCCAGTACGCTCACGTCGAGCAGCAGCTCCTGCGGCAGGTCGGTCAGCAGCAGGCCCCCGCCGACAGCGCGGCCGAACGTGAACGTGTAATCGCCGCTCTCCCTGCCGTCGTACGGCAGCACCTGGCCCTCGGGCGTCAGCACGCCGAGTCGGCGCACCGGCACGTTGACCTTGTCGGCCTCCCGCGTCATCTGCCCTAGCTTGACCAGCACGACGTTGGAGCCGGGGTTCCACTCGTTCTGCTCGTCGGGGGCGATGTACTGCTCCGCCGCCGCCATGATCGCCTCATGGGCGCCGCCGTGATCTCCCGCGGCCGCCTGCAGGAAGTTCTTCACCAGCTTGGTGGGGTCAGTCTCCTCCCGACGCCAGGACGGCGGCTTCACACTGTCGGGGGAGGTCAGTCCAGGGCCGGCGGACGGACCCAGCCCGTCTCGCACCACGTCGTCGCGCACGCCTATCCCGCACCCCGCCAGGGCCATCACCGCGGTCGCCCCGGCAAGCAGCGCGCTCACCGTCCGTCTCATACCGGCACCTCCGCAGCGTTCCCGTGCTGCCGAACCACCGTGACGTCGGCGGGGATCAGCGGCAGCGGCGAGCCGGACAGCCGGCCGCCCGCCCGTACCGGCAGGGTCAGCCGGAACTGCGCGCCCTGCCCGGGCGATCCCCAGGCCTCCAGCCAGCCGCCGTGCAACCGGGCGTCTTCCAGGCTGATGGACAGGCCCAGCCCGGTGCCACCGGTCTGCCGGGCGCGCGACGGGTCGGCCCGCCAGAACCGGTTGAAGACCAGCTTCTCCTCGCCCGGCTTCAGGCCCACCCCGTGGTCTCGTACCGTGATCGCGATCGCCCGCGCGTCGACGCCCAGCGTTACCGTCACCGGACGGCCCTCCCCGTGGTCGACGGCGTTGCCCACCAGGTTGCGCAGGATGCGCTCGACCCGACGGGGGTCGATCTCGGCG contains these protein-coding regions:
- a CDS encoding LpqB family beta-propeller domain-containing protein, with the translated sequence MRRTVSALLAGATAVMALAGCGIGVRDDVVRDGLGPSAGPGLTSPDSVKPPSWRREETDPTKLVKNFLQAAAGDHGGAHEAIMAAAEQYIAPDEQNEWNPGSNVVLVKLGQMTREADKVNVPVRRLGVLTPEGQVLPYDGRESGDYTFTFGRAVGGGLLLTDLPQELLLDVSVLETYYLRLPIYFWNRDNTSLVPDLRYLPRAVPQEQVNNRLFDWLEKGPSAWLSDAVFGLPDNTSRVGNIVEDADQITVNLGALADAAVRDRLAAQLYWTLWPEGEQRLQLQLEGRDVTTDFRFPDKNLAASLSSGREPNSYAVVDGVLTRVVRKGEAHPPPLQDVLAAAVNSELVSAAVAKDETAFALVRQSGKGKQQLYIGPRSAPRDKSTTNDTAAKPTIHSAGLTGDSISRPIWLDRAGATAMVLADGELYVASVHGTSPTKVDASETGVGGKITGMAVAPDGRRMALVIGGNLYVAPLLRSSAKQNAFKVGKPRKLATSLAGRLREVAFLREDTVVVSTSGDVAQLAYVTVDGAIEETFTTGQKAALTNLTAYVGNAGRTVTSGKVMLDVDGEATKAFSGTLDPLSKESLLLTPPPSPSPGPSSSASPQPPVEPTVTAACFEG